A window of the Lolium perenne isolate Kyuss_39 chromosome 7, Kyuss_2.0, whole genome shotgun sequence genome harbors these coding sequences:
- the LOC139833001 gene encoding uncharacterized protein, producing the protein MEAPTEQPPPRGTKRPPGDGDIYKASGARRYGVGSAYDDEERGGGGGSGSRDDTGFLDENGTFVERAARGATKEEAWLGPADADAAPAATKRARKALRRQEEDERLVDDLVASRAVFDIRKRVVGILEPGETVPRALRRLKGLGGAAGTRGTAGSRMDEATRRAFDELTDAAAELFDRGDLDAYSHDREAFEEAAWAYEYGRRARAAASAAAQEVEEGYQAAATTRDYVDAGAETAGGQAVDPDQPDTPGDASGTAASEAGEGAGVGGWDYVYDPASGYYYSSITGYFYDAASGCYCSAYTGTWFSYGDDGQCYGTVKEME; encoded by the coding sequence ATGGAGGCACCGACGGAGCAGCCGCCGCCGCGCGGCACCAAGCGCCCGCCCGGAGACGGCGACATCTACAAGGCCTCCGGAGCACGACGTTACGGTGTTGGTTCCGCCTACGACGACGAagaacgcggcggcggcggcggcagcggctccCGCGACGACACCGGGTTCCTCGACGAGAACGGCACGTTCGTGGAGCGCGCGGCGCGGGGCGCCACGAAGGAGGAGGCCTGGCTGGGCCCcgccgacgccgacgccgccCCCGCCGCCACGAAGCGCGCCAGGAAGGCCCTGAGGAGGCAGGAGGAGGACGAGCGGCTCGTGGACGACCTCGTCGCCTCCCGCGCCGTGTTCGACATCAGGAAGAGGGTGGTCGGGATCCTCGAGCCCGGCGAGACGGTCCCGCGCGCCCTCAGGCGGCTCAAGGGCCTCGGCGGCGCTGCCGGCACCCGCGGGACTGCTGGCAGCAGGATGGACGAGGCGACCCGGCGCGCGTTCGACGAGCTGACGGACGCGGCCGCGGAGCTGTTCGACCGCGGCGACCTCGACGCCTACTCCCACGACCGCGAGGCGTTCGAGGAGGCGGCCTGGGCCTACGAGTACGGCCGCCGCGCCCGGGCGGCTGCTTCCGCTGCCGCGCAGGAGGTCGAAGAAGGATACCAAGCAGCCGCCACCACTCGTGACTACGTCGACGCCGGAGCGGAAACAGCCGGTGGACAGGCGGTCGATCCCGATCAGCCGGATACGCCGGGCGACGCTTCGGGTACGGCGGCGTCGGAGGCTGGCGAGGGAGCCGGCGTCGGGGGCTGGGACTACGTGTACGATCCGGCATCGGGCTACTACTACAGCAGCATCACGGGGTACTTCTACGATGCCGCGTCTGGGTGCTACTGCTCTGCGTATACCGGCACATGGTTCTCCTACGGCGACGATGGACAATGCTACGGCACCGTCAAAGAGATGGAGTAG
- the LOC127323606 gene encoding uncharacterized methyltransferase At2g41040, chloroplastic isoform X2, with protein sequence MELAVRAAAASCSSYPLFQRARVPGRLRRGPGLPPLPARRVAVAAAIAVDPDIKTEQNDALKTEVFACPVCYEPLIRKGPPGMNLSAIYRSGFKCLKCNKSYTSKDIFLDLTVTSGAKEYSELKPARTELFRSPLISFLYERGWRQNFNRSGFPGRDEEFQMAQDYFQSVAGGILVDVSCGSGLFARKFATSGAYSSVIALDFSENMLRQCYDYIKQDDTPLNTNLALVRADISRLPFASCSIDAIHAGAAIHCWPSPSNAVAEISRVLRPGGVFVGTTFLSSPTNSGPFSAGALRPLRQIVGPVNSSYNFFTEGELEDLCKSCGLVNYSSKVQRSFIMFSGQKP encoded by the exons ATGGAGCTCGCGGTGAGAGCGGCGGCAGCTTCCTGCTCCTCCTACCCGTTGTTCCAGCGCGCCCGCGTCCCCGGCCGCCTCCGCCGCGGCCCAGGCCTGCCGCCGCTGCCGGCTCGCCGGGTGGCCGTCGCCGCGGCCATCGCCGTCGACCCG GATATCAAAACCGAGCAGAATGACGCTTTGAAGACTGAGGTGTTCGCGTGCCCTGTTTGCTATGAACCACTGATAAGGAAAGGGCCGCCAGGCATGAACTT GTCCGCAATTTATAGGTCTGGATTCAAGTGTTTGAAATGCAACAAGTCATACACCAGCAAAGACATCTTCTTGGATCTCACTGTCACTTCAGGAGCAAAAGAATACAGCGAGCTAAAGCCAGCTAGAACTGAGCTGTTTAGGAGCCCGCTCATCTCATTTCTTTACGAGAGAGGATGGCGTCAGAACTTCAACCGGAGTGGCTTCCCTGGTCGCGATGAAGAG TTCCAAATGGCTCAAGATTATTTCCAATCAGTTGCTGGTGGTATACTCGTTGATGTCAGTTGCGGCAGTGGCTTGTTTGCAAGGAAGTTCGCAACCTCTGGAGCATACTCATCAGTGATTGCTCTGGACTTTTCAGAGAATATGCTCCGCCAATGCTATGATTACATCAAGCAAGACGATACCCCGCTAAACAC TAACCTTGCGCTTGTAAGGGCTGATATTTCAAGGCTCCCCTTTGCTTCATGTTCAATTGATGCCATTCATGCTGGAGCCGCTATCCACTGTTGGCCATCCCCTTCAAACGCG GTAGCTGAAATCAGCCGAGTGCTGAGGCCCGGCGGCGTCTTCGTGGGGACAACCTTCTTATCCTCCCCCACGAACAGCGGTCCGTTCTCTGCCGGCGCATTGAGACCACTAAGACAG ATTGTTGGACCGGTGAACAGCAGCTACAATTTCTTCACGGAAGGAGAGCTGGAAGACCTGTGCAAATCATGTGGTCTGGTTAATTACAGCAGCAAGGTGCAGAGGTCGTTCATCATGTTCTCCGGGCAGAAGCCATAG
- the LOC127323606 gene encoding uncharacterized methyltransferase At2g41040, chloroplastic isoform X1 encodes MELAVRAAAASCSSYPLFQRARVPGRLRRGPGLPPLPARRVAVAAAIAVDPIQDIKTEQNDALKTEVFACPVCYEPLIRKGPPGMNLSAIYRSGFKCLKCNKSYTSKDIFLDLTVTSGAKEYSELKPARTELFRSPLISFLYERGWRQNFNRSGFPGRDEEFQMAQDYFQSVAGGILVDVSCGSGLFARKFATSGAYSSVIALDFSENMLRQCYDYIKQDDTPLNTNLALVRADISRLPFASCSIDAIHAGAAIHCWPSPSNAVAEISRVLRPGGVFVGTTFLSSPTNSGPFSAGALRPLRQIVGPVNSSYNFFTEGELEDLCKSCGLVNYSSKVQRSFIMFSGQKP; translated from the exons ATGGAGCTCGCGGTGAGAGCGGCGGCAGCTTCCTGCTCCTCCTACCCGTTGTTCCAGCGCGCCCGCGTCCCCGGCCGCCTCCGCCGCGGCCCAGGCCTGCCGCCGCTGCCGGCTCGCCGGGTGGCCGTCGCCGCGGCCATCGCCGTCGACCCG ATTCAGGATATCAAAACCGAGCAGAATGACGCTTTGAAGACTGAGGTGTTCGCGTGCCCTGTTTGCTATGAACCACTGATAAGGAAAGGGCCGCCAGGCATGAACTT GTCCGCAATTTATAGGTCTGGATTCAAGTGTTTGAAATGCAACAAGTCATACACCAGCAAAGACATCTTCTTGGATCTCACTGTCACTTCAGGAGCAAAAGAATACAGCGAGCTAAAGCCAGCTAGAACTGAGCTGTTTAGGAGCCCGCTCATCTCATTTCTTTACGAGAGAGGATGGCGTCAGAACTTCAACCGGAGTGGCTTCCCTGGTCGCGATGAAGAG TTCCAAATGGCTCAAGATTATTTCCAATCAGTTGCTGGTGGTATACTCGTTGATGTCAGTTGCGGCAGTGGCTTGTTTGCAAGGAAGTTCGCAACCTCTGGAGCATACTCATCAGTGATTGCTCTGGACTTTTCAGAGAATATGCTCCGCCAATGCTATGATTACATCAAGCAAGACGATACCCCGCTAAACAC TAACCTTGCGCTTGTAAGGGCTGATATTTCAAGGCTCCCCTTTGCTTCATGTTCAATTGATGCCATTCATGCTGGAGCCGCTATCCACTGTTGGCCATCCCCTTCAAACGCG GTAGCTGAAATCAGCCGAGTGCTGAGGCCCGGCGGCGTCTTCGTGGGGACAACCTTCTTATCCTCCCCCACGAACAGCGGTCCGTTCTCTGCCGGCGCATTGAGACCACTAAGACAG ATTGTTGGACCGGTGAACAGCAGCTACAATTTCTTCACGGAAGGAGAGCTGGAAGACCTGTGCAAATCATGTGGTCTGGTTAATTACAGCAGCAAGGTGCAGAGGTCGTTCATCATGTTCTCCGGGCAGAAGCCATAG